A genomic stretch from Anopheles nili chromosome X, idAnoNiliSN_F5_01, whole genome shotgun sequence includes:
- the LOC128729281 gene encoding cytosolic purine 5'-nucleotidase, translating into MPELSQDEFEANLPHLAPATAAELRQRANSGGSRSAPSKIARNPTNQPPAYGYKREISHRIFVNRSMHLENIKFYGFDMDYTIAEYKSPQYEQLGFDLVKERLVSLGYPAEIRQFEYDPSFPVRGLWFDSLYGNLLKVDAYGNILVCVHGFEFLKHHQVYELYPNKFLQLDESRVYVLNTLFNLPETYLFACLVDFFTHSPQYAEQVDRTGVKYGELFMSFKSIFQDVRGAVDWVHIYGDLKKKTLENLDEYVKKDERLPMVLSRIRESGAKLFLLTNSDYMFTDRIMTFLFDFAHGGKPDEPHRDWKTYFDTIVVDARKPLFFGEGTILRQVDTGTGALKVGTHMGPLQANQVYSGGSCDVFTKLIGAKGKDVLYIGDHIFGDILKSKKIRGWRTFLIVPELVQELHVWTDKCQLFAQLQQLDVRLGDLYKNLDSSAKEKPDIRSVRTAIRDVTHKMDLAYGMMGSLFRSGSRQTFFAGQVVRYADLYAATILNLMYYPFSYMFRAPAMLLPHESTVAHEQRFTLDAPMIQRTRPPRAEPARPGPSREPDIDDDEEGGADDEEGRDRMGGDDSRELGRLLLSQPSPFATSGPEPGLSVSVPHTRPETPRSVTHTHDEDYSDEDSDDQKRTRTPGDAMELGVEDADEAQA; encoded by the exons atgCCGGAGTTGTCGCAGGATGAGTTCGAAGCCAACCTGCCCCATCTGGCACCGGCGACAGCGGCTGAGCTGCGCCAGCGGGCAAACTCGGGTGGTTCCCGTTCGGCGCCCTCCAAAATTGCGCGAAATCCCACCAATCAACCACCTGCTTATGGGTATAAGCGCGAGATCAGCCACAG AATCTTCGTCAACCGCTCGATGCACCTGGAGAACATCAAGTTTTACGGGTTCGACATGGACTACACGATCGCGGAGTACAAATCGCCGCAGTACGAGCAGCTCGGGTTCGATCTGGTGAAGGAGCGCTTGGTGAGCTTGGGCTATCCGGCAGAGATTCGTCAGTTCGAGTATGATCCATCGTTTCCGGTGCGTGGTCTTTGGTTTGACTCACTGTACGGCAACCTGCTGAAGGTGGATGCGTACGGGAACATCTTGGTGTGCGTGCACGGCTTCGAGTTCCTCAAGCA CCACCAGGTGTACGAGCTGTACCCGAACAAGTTCCTGCAGCTAGACGAAAGCCGGGTGTACGTGTTGAACACCCTGTTTAACCTACCTGAGACGTACCTGTTCGCGTGTCTGGTGGACTTCTTCACGCACTCACCGCAGTACGCGGAGCAGGTCGACCGAACCGGCGTCAAGTACGGCGAGCTGTTCATGTCCTTTAAGTCCATCTTCCAGGACGTGCGGGGTGCCGTCGATTGGGTGCACATCTACGGTGATCTCAAGAAGAAGACGCTCGAGAACCTGGACGAGTACGTGAAGAAGGACGAACGGTTGCCGATGGTGTTGTCCCGCATCCGCGAGTCCGGTGCCAAGCTGTTCCTGCTCACGAACAGCGATTACATGTTCACCGATCGCATCATGACGTTCCTGTTTGACTTTGCGCATGGTGGCAAGCCGGACGAACCGCACCGTGACTGGAAGACGTACTTTGATACGATCGTGGTGGATGCCCGCAAGCCGTTGTTCTTTGGTGAGGGCACCATCCTGCGGCAGGTTGATACCGGAACTGGTGCGTTGAAGGTTGGCACCCACATGGGACCGCTGCAGGCGAACCAGGTGTACTCCGGGGGGTCGTGTGACGTCTTCACGAAGCTGATCGGTGCCAAGGGCAAAGACGTCCTGTACATCGGTGATCACATCTTCGGGGACATCCTGAAGAGCAAGAAAATTCGCGGCTGGCGCACGTTCCTCATCGTACCGGAGCTGGTGCAGGAGCTGCACGTCTGGACGGACAAGTGCCAGCTGTTTGCGCAACTCCAGCAGCTCGACGTGCGGCTCGGCGATCTGTACAAGAATCTCGACTCgagcgcgaaggaaaaacccgacATCCGGTCGGTGCGCACCGCGATCCGTGACGTGACGCACAAGATGGACCTCGCGTACGGTATGATGGGTTCGCTGTTCCGTTCCGGCTCCCGGCAGACGTTCTTCGCCGGGCAGGTCGTCCGATACGCGGACCTATACGCCGCGACCATTCTCAACTTGATGTACTACCCGTTCTCGTACATGTTCCGGGCACCGGCGATGTTGCTGCCGCACGAATCGACCGTCGCACATGAGCAACGGTTTACGCTGGACGCACCGATGATCCAGCGTACCCGGCCACCACGTGCGGAACCGGCCCGACCGGGTCCCTCCCGCGAGCCCGACattgacgatgacgaggaggGAGGAGCGGACGATGAGGAAGGACGGGATCGGATGGGGGGTGATGATTCCCGGGAGCTGGGGCGG ctgctgctcaGCCAACCGTCACCGTTTGCAACGTCCGGACCGGAACCGGGTTTGAGCGTGTCCgtgccacacacacgccccgaaACACCCCGTTCGgtgacgcacacacacgacgAGGATTACTCGGACGAGGATAGTGACGATCAGAAGCGCACGCGTACACCCGGGGATGCGATGGAGCTGGGTGTGGAGGATGCGGACGAGGCACAAGCGTAA
- the LOC128728828 gene encoding pupal cuticle protein G1A: MAFKFVILAALVAAVSAGGPAAYSIAAPSVDYHSVGASHEHTVKGLYGQNVLSQYSKAVDSAHSSVRVHSSRLSNDGYAYAPAVKYAAPAYAAHYPAAAHYAAPAVHYPAAAHYAAPAVHYPAAAHYAAPAVHYPAAAHYAAPAVHYAAHAPIVKAAYPAGLAAPLAYKAPLAAPVAAVHGGSVVQFAGLGASYAW, encoded by the exons ATGGCATTCAAG TTCGTCATCCTTGCCGCTCTCGTCGCCGCCGTCAGCGCCGGTGGACCAGCTGCCTACTCCATCGCCGCCCCAAGCGTCGACTACCACTCGGTTGGAGCCTCGCACGAGCACACCGTCAAGGGTCTGTACGGTCAGAATGTCCTGTCGCAGTACTCTAAGGCCGTCGACTCCGCACACTCGTCGGTGCGTGTGCACAGCTCGCGCCTGAGCAACGATGGTTACGCCTACGCCCCAGCTGTTAAGTACGCCGCCCCAGCCTACG CTGCCCACTACCCGGCTGCTGCCCACTACGCCGCCCCGGCTGTCCACTACCCTGCCGCTGCCCACTACGCCGCCCCGGCCGTCCACTACCCAGCTGCCGCTCACTACGCCGCCCCAGCTGTCCACTACCCAGCTGCCGCTCACTACGCCGCCCCGGCCGTCCACTACGCTGCCCACGCCCCGATCGTTAAGGCCGCCTACCCCGCTGGTCTTGCTGCCCCGCTTGCCTACAA GGCTCCGTTGGCCGCTCCTGTAGCCGCTGTGCACGGAGGTTCGGTCGTGCAGTTCGCCGGACTCGGTGCCAGCTACGCCTGGTAA